The Mesobacillus jeotgali genome window below encodes:
- a CDS encoding transcriptional regulator SplA domain-containing protein, with amino-acid sequence MDVIDPKNLKFGDEVYVIYRNPHVPSVSNIKAGEIVQHPKDPNAFALFLNETLHVIEDDDALFATQDAAEKAYFEATDPYHS; translated from the coding sequence ATGGATGTAATCGACCCGAAAAACTTGAAGTTTGGTGATGAAGTATATGTCATTTACCGAAACCCGCATGTACCTTCTGTATCAAACATAAAAGCTGGCGAAATTGTCCAGCACCCGAAAGACCCTAATGCGTTTGCACTATTCCTGAATGAGACCCTGCATGTAATTGAGGATGATGATGCTCTCTTTGCTACACAGGATGCAGCGGAAAAAGCTTATTTTGAAGCAACGGATCCTTATCATTCTTAG
- a CDS encoding methyltransferase domain-containing protein, producing MLQLGMETDIQLNETRLQPSHRMDLRNFSEKDYNKFVKLNTVNDWSQLRWKDIGRPYEVTSFAKEKKDWEEEHQQSLPANVSWQMFNKSFHEWFVKDVPAEMDMSKRNFMKSLSNFKLAETKSALGELIRIHLWNYAHRIEDGIWDPRGKRALFEGLDLIKPRILFLGAAEGYEAMQLSAMYPGGEIVFVDYDPFCKDTRFRDFPDTYPFLGSNPSTGGNKVYHKKDFETEYIVEDIRNLPFGHEFDIVLSVGLLEHFPDTLKSEVVDWHKRFLKTGGYIIMTTPRAQLKSKLYYEIMADVMNHTYRELMTVEQMGLYLYENGLDILKHGFIKVHNGIVARPR from the coding sequence TTGCTTCAATTAGGTATGGAAACTGACATTCAGCTAAATGAAACCCGCTTGCAGCCTTCGCACAGAATGGATCTCAGGAATTTTTCCGAAAAGGACTACAATAAGTTTGTAAAACTGAATACCGTGAATGATTGGAGTCAGCTGCGTTGGAAAGATATAGGAAGACCATATGAGGTAACTTCCTTCGCTAAGGAAAAAAAAGATTGGGAAGAAGAACATCAACAAAGTCTTCCAGCGAACGTATCATGGCAAATGTTCAATAAATCATTCCACGAGTGGTTCGTCAAGGATGTTCCTGCTGAAATGGATATGTCGAAACGGAATTTCATGAAGAGCCTAAGTAATTTCAAGCTCGCAGAAACAAAGTCTGCATTAGGTGAACTGATCAGGATTCACCTTTGGAATTACGCACACAGGATTGAGGATGGGATCTGGGACCCGAGGGGCAAGCGCGCTTTATTCGAAGGATTGGATTTAATCAAGCCTAGAATCCTTTTTCTCGGAGCTGCCGAAGGATATGAAGCCATGCAGTTAAGTGCCATGTATCCTGGCGGCGAAATTGTGTTTGTGGATTATGACCCATTCTGTAAGGATACAAGGTTCAGGGATTTTCCTGATACCTATCCCTTTCTCGGAAGCAATCCTTCAACAGGAGGAAATAAAGTCTATCATAAAAAGGATTTTGAGACTGAGTACATTGTTGAAGATATTCGCAATCTTCCTTTTGGCCATGAATTTGACATCGTCCTAAGTGTCGGGTTGCTTGAGCACTTTCCGGATACTTTAAAAAGCGAAGTCGTGGATTGGCATAAGAGATTCCTAAAAACAGGCGGATATATCATCATGACAACACCGAGAGCTCAATTAAAATCCAAGCTGTACTATGAAATCATGGCCGATGTCATGAACCACACATACCGGGAACTGATGACCGTCGAGCAGATGGGACTCTATTTATACGAAAACGGATTGGATATCCTGAAACATGGTTTTATCAAGGTCCATAACGGGATCGTAGCCCGCCCCAGATAG
- a CDS encoding YozQ family protein: protein MRENKGKNTELAGRIYDTSDYQKNDELSNGLAMTHEQASDSYVEGQIGGKIERSSGAEEELNNRGYQ from the coding sequence ATGAGAGAGAATAAGGGTAAAAATACCGAGCTTGCAGGGCGTATATATGATACATCGGATTATCAGAAAAATGACGAACTTTCGAATGGGCTTGCAATGACACATGAGCAGGCTAGCGACAGTTATGTAGAAGGGCAAATCGGCGGGAAAATTGAACGTTCGTCCGGTGCAGAAGAAGAATTGAACAACAGAGGATATCAGTAA
- a CDS encoding MFS transporter yields the protein MDRHVKRNIFTLQGFYLFVFFGIGSLFPLLSVYLSEVENLNGYQIGLILSIGPVIMIFFQPFWGMLADMKNSHNALLTLTTFVTGMAALGYVFFDGFVSFMIIATTLAIFQSAIIPLSDSISLKYTSKTGVNYGNVRLFGSLGFGLAVFEMGRLSEWNPQVIFYAFFLTLLVSAAISIKMPQEPSGRPTGLFSGMKDLMRMKKFLIFLGVTFMIFGPNLANNFYFSLFVEDRGGTYTGIGIAFLIAVLSEIPFMRVAGSWIRRLGLLQVAFIAAIVSLIRWIFYFTEPDLSLVYASAVIQGFSLGLFIPAGLQYIRDITPLHITATAVTIYSAVGNGLGNWFFTFFGGIVFEEFNIYGVYLFFASLTLMGVLLTVWLIKDEKRSHSKQITTN from the coding sequence ATGGACAGGCACGTTAAGCGCAATATCTTTACATTGCAAGGTTTTTATCTTTTTGTCTTCTTTGGTATAGGCAGTTTATTTCCTTTGTTAAGTGTTTACTTAAGCGAAGTTGAAAACTTGAATGGATATCAGATTGGTTTGATTCTGTCGATTGGTCCGGTCATTATGATTTTCTTCCAGCCATTTTGGGGAATGCTCGCCGACATGAAAAATTCCCATAATGCGCTGCTTACATTAACTACATTCGTAACAGGTATGGCTGCTTTGGGTTATGTTTTCTTTGATGGTTTTGTTTCGTTCATGATCATCGCAACGACCCTGGCGATTTTTCAAAGTGCTATCATCCCGTTATCGGATAGTATTTCCTTAAAATATACAAGTAAAACGGGAGTCAATTATGGGAATGTCCGATTATTTGGTTCACTTGGTTTTGGACTTGCGGTTTTTGAGATGGGCAGATTGTCTGAATGGAACCCCCAAGTAATATTCTACGCTTTCTTCCTGACCTTATTGGTTTCGGCAGCTATTTCAATAAAGATGCCTCAGGAACCTTCAGGTCGGCCAACAGGACTATTCTCAGGAATGAAGGATTTAATGCGGATGAAGAAGTTTCTTATCTTTCTAGGAGTAACATTCATGATTTTCGGACCAAATCTCGCCAACAACTTTTACTTCAGCCTGTTTGTGGAAGACAGGGGTGGTACTTATACAGGGATTGGAATCGCCTTTCTTATCGCGGTGTTATCTGAGATTCCCTTTATGAGGGTTGCAGGAAGCTGGATCCGTAGACTAGGACTGCTGCAGGTCGCTTTTATTGCAGCGATTGTTTCATTAATAAGGTGGATTTTTTATTTTACAGAGCCGGATTTATCATTGGTTTACGCATCGGCTGTGATCCAGGGGTTTTCGCTTGGACTGTTCATTCCTGCGGGTTTGCAGTATATCCGCGATATCACTCCACTGCATATTACGGCTACAGCAGTGACGATATACTCTGCAGTTGGCAATGGCTTGGGCAATTGGTTTTTTACATTCTTCGGCGGAATCGTTTTTGAGGAATTCAATATTTATGGAGTGTACCTCTTTTTTGCTTCGCTGACCTTAATGGGAGTTTTGCTGACAGTCTGGTTAATAAAGGATGAAAAAAGAAGTCATTCAAAACAGATTACTACAAACTAA
- a CDS encoding DUF1427 family protein, with amino-acid sequence MKEIILSLVAGVIVGILFKFLKLPLPAPPVLAGVLGIVGVYLGGVVGEWILNSFKG; translated from the coding sequence ATGAAAGAAATCATTTTAAGCTTAGTGGCTGGTGTAATAGTTGGGATTCTTTTTAAATTCCTGAAGCTGCCTCTTCCAGCACCTCCAGTTCTCGCAGGAGTCCTTGGAATCGTGGGAGTTTATTTAGGCGGGGTTGTTGGAGAGTGGATTTTGAATTCCTTTAAAGGTTGA
- a CDS encoding formate/nitrite transporter family protein has translation MSEQPIEIAISTALKKKKYLMQSKGKYLLRAALAGVYIGFGIIVSYRLGEYFSDAHSAATPIASSIFFGLALVLILYGGGELFTSNTMMMTISSLKKATTWKDTIENWIACYSGNLLGALFFGVLIMLSGLFMSPEKTQYMMETVSMKMNTPAYQLFFRAILCNWLVCLAVWVPFSIKGDGAKIGVTMLLVFAFVVSGFEHSVANMVLFSVALLVPHPETISMAGSVYNLVPVTLGNIIGGAFFVGTLYVYLNAKGVANEENQTAARSVYGQNLLKRM, from the coding sequence ATGAGTGAACAACCAATCGAAATTGCCATCTCCACTGCATTAAAAAAGAAGAAATACCTCATGCAATCAAAGGGGAAGTACCTCTTGCGTGCAGCGCTGGCTGGTGTTTATATCGGCTTCGGCATTATAGTCTCTTATCGGTTGGGTGAATATTTTTCTGATGCTCACTCAGCTGCAACACCTATCGCAAGTTCGATTTTTTTCGGTTTGGCACTGGTCTTGATTTTGTATGGCGGGGGAGAATTGTTCACAAGCAACACAATGATGATGACGATCAGTTCTTTGAAGAAGGCAACGACGTGGAAAGATACCATTGAAAACTGGATTGCATGTTATTCAGGAAACCTATTGGGAGCATTGTTTTTTGGAGTTCTAATCATGCTGTCGGGACTCTTTATGTCGCCAGAAAAAACTCAATATATGATGGAAACTGTGAGCATGAAAATGAACACCCCGGCTTATCAACTGTTCTTTCGAGCAATCCTTTGCAATTGGCTGGTTTGCCTTGCTGTGTGGGTTCCATTCAGTATTAAAGGAGATGGAGCAAAAATAGGAGTCACAATGCTTTTGGTCTTTGCTTTTGTGGTGTCAGGTTTCGAGCACAGTGTCGCAAACATGGTACTCTTTTCGGTCGCGCTTCTCGTGCCGCATCCTGAAACCATCAGTATGGCCGGCAGCGTGTATAATCTGGTGCCTGTAACATTGGGAAATATAATAGGCGGCGCTTTCTTTGTCGGCACTCTTTATGTATACCTGAATGCCAAAGGGGTTGCAAACGAGGAGAATCAAACAGCAGCCCGATCAGTGTATGGACAAAATTTACTAAAACGTATGTAA
- a CDS encoding endonuclease MutS2 yields the protein MNEQTFTVLGYDKIREEIAGFALTQSGRVKTREMQPSTNQKQIESWQEEVYEAIEILKISSSVPIHGLEGMEMILKGFYKGVPLRAEQLVLLLSFLETCNKIRRFMKDKEFVAPRVSAYVYGIEELPELAAEIQRCIRNGQIDDYASKELLKVRKQIGIQEERLKEKLNQLLKSAKIKPYLQEAVISQRNGRYVVPVKKEYRGKVRGSVLDTSASGSTLFVEPEEIGFFQDQMEWLFLEEQAEVEKVLFHLTGLAEEKEKEIRMAMETMAHYDFLFAKAKYCRSIDGKKVKIHDDPVIVFNEARHPLLGEKAVPLRIEIGTDYHALVITGPNTGGKTVSIKIAGLLILMAQSGLLLPVGEESAAGIFHKVLVDIGDGQSIEQNLSTFSSRIVNIIEILKEANDKTLVLLDELGSGTDPGEGMGLATAILENLNNKGATIFATTHYSEIKDFADHHEDFMNGSMEFNLETLKPTYRLRIGKGGDSQAFAIALKLGIHPKLLERAHHITYKTDKDYTSLFVDDPAALKEREQQITANRHKRQKSFKASKKPVKVFEMGDSVHVLSTGDLGVIFKGPDSQGNYLVQIRERKIEVNYKRLKLNLPASELYPEDYDFSIIFESKEHRKLLNRMEKKHIEESIIREDI from the coding sequence TTGAACGAACAAACTTTTACGGTTCTTGGTTACGATAAAATCAGGGAAGAGATAGCCGGCTTTGCTTTGACACAATCAGGCCGTGTGAAAACACGGGAAATGCAGCCGTCCACGAATCAGAAGCAGATTGAATCGTGGCAAGAGGAAGTTTATGAAGCGATTGAAATCCTGAAAATCAGTTCCAGTGTCCCCATCCACGGTCTCGAAGGTATGGAAATGATTCTTAAAGGATTTTATAAAGGAGTCCCGCTTCGGGCGGAGCAACTTGTGCTCCTGCTTTCTTTCCTGGAAACCTGCAATAAGATCCGCCGTTTCATGAAGGATAAAGAGTTTGTCGCTCCAAGAGTGTCTGCTTATGTGTATGGGATCGAAGAGCTTCCCGAACTAGCCGCAGAAATTCAAAGATGTATCAGGAACGGACAAATTGATGATTATGCATCTAAGGAACTATTAAAGGTTCGGAAACAAATTGGCATCCAGGAAGAACGATTGAAGGAAAAGCTTAACCAACTGTTGAAATCCGCAAAAATAAAACCATATCTTCAAGAAGCTGTTATCAGTCAAAGAAATGGCAGGTATGTTGTTCCTGTAAAAAAGGAATATCGAGGGAAAGTAAGAGGTTCGGTCCTTGATACTTCAGCATCGGGCTCCACTCTTTTTGTGGAACCTGAAGAAATTGGCTTCTTCCAGGATCAAATGGAGTGGCTCTTTTTAGAAGAACAGGCAGAAGTGGAAAAAGTGCTGTTTCACTTGACTGGCCTGGCAGAGGAAAAAGAGAAGGAAATCCGAATGGCTATGGAAACAATGGCTCATTATGACTTTCTGTTTGCAAAAGCGAAATATTGCAGGTCAATTGATGGGAAGAAAGTTAAAATTCATGATGACCCAGTCATTGTATTTAATGAAGCACGCCATCCGTTGCTTGGAGAAAAAGCGGTTCCGTTAAGGATTGAAATTGGAACAGATTATCATGCGCTCGTCATTACTGGACCAAATACAGGCGGAAAAACTGTGTCAATCAAGATAGCAGGATTGCTGATATTAATGGCGCAAAGCGGATTGCTTTTGCCGGTTGGTGAGGAGAGTGCCGCGGGAATCTTTCATAAAGTGCTAGTCGATATAGGCGACGGACAAAGCATTGAGCAAAACCTCAGCACCTTTAGTTCTAGGATTGTAAATATTATAGAAATATTGAAGGAAGCCAATGACAAGACGCTTGTCCTTCTTGATGAACTTGGTTCAGGAACTGATCCAGGAGAAGGGATGGGCCTAGCAACAGCCATCCTTGAGAACTTGAACAATAAAGGGGCAACTATATTTGCCACAACCCATTACAGCGAGATTAAAGATTTCGCGGATCATCATGAGGATTTCATGAATGGTTCAATGGAATTCAATCTCGAAACTCTTAAGCCTACTTACCGTCTGCGAATAGGAAAAGGGGGGGACAGCCAGGCTTTTGCCATTGCGCTGAAATTAGGCATCCATCCAAAGTTGCTGGAACGGGCCCATCATATAACCTATAAAACGGATAAAGATTACACATCGTTATTTGTGGATGACCCTGCTGCATTGAAAGAAAGAGAACAGCAAATCACCGCAAACAGGCACAAAAGACAGAAGTCATTCAAAGCCTCGAAGAAGCCAGTGAAAGTGTTTGAGATGGGGGATAGTGTGCATGTATTAAGCACAGGGGATCTGGGAGTGATTTTCAAGGGACCGGACAGTCAAGGGAATTATCTAGTCCAGATCAGGGAGCGTAAGATCGAAGTGAATTATAAACGGCTTAAACTGAATCTGCCTGCTTCAGAACTTTATCCGGAAGACTATGATTTCAGTATTATATTTGAGTCCAAAGAGCATCGAAAGCTATTGAACAGGATGGAGAAAAAACATATTGAAGAAAGTATTATACGAGAAGATATCTAG
- a CDS encoding Crp/Fnr family transcriptional regulator, translating into MSELIKASERIIKIKKGTFLFREGQEAKEMFVILSGKVQISKMNAEGKELYLRLCKKNDIVGELTLFTAGPRYLFNARVVEDGEAAAVNIENLEQTLFNNSQLAYQFLKWMNDHIRRTITKFRDLVLNGKKGALYSTLIRLSNSYGTEQQDGIHINVPITNQDLANYCGTARESVSRMLGELRDQGIISIHKKRIIIHNLDYLKQQIDCENCPVEYCNIE; encoded by the coding sequence ATGAGCGAACTAATAAAAGCATCAGAAAGGATCATCAAGATCAAGAAAGGTACTTTTTTATTCCGCGAGGGGCAGGAAGCCAAGGAAATGTTTGTTATTCTGTCCGGCAAGGTACAAATCTCTAAAATGAACGCCGAAGGGAAAGAATTGTATTTAAGATTATGTAAAAAAAACGATATTGTAGGTGAGCTAACCCTTTTTACAGCTGGACCACGGTATTTATTCAACGCACGAGTGGTGGAAGATGGTGAAGCAGCAGCTGTTAATATTGAAAACCTGGAACAAACATTGTTCAATAACAGCCAGCTCGCGTATCAATTTCTTAAGTGGATGAATGACCATATACGGAGAACAATCACTAAATTCCGCGACCTTGTCTTGAACGGCAAAAAAGGAGCTTTGTATTCGACTCTCATCAGGCTGAGCAATAGTTATGGCACAGAACAGCAGGACGGCATACACATTAATGTGCCAATCACGAATCAGGATTTAGCAAACTACTGCGGAACCGCCAGAGAAAGCGTCAGCCGCATGCTCGGGGAACTGCGGGATCAAGGGATCATCTCCATACACAAGAAGAGGATCATCATCCATAACCTGGACTACTTAAAACAACAGATCGACTGTGAGAATTGTCCGGTCGAGTACTGCAATATAGAATAA
- a CDS encoding LrgB family protein → METLLTIFSILITLLAYLFARKAAGKYPSPLTSPVFLSTVIVIAVLLLLNISYKEYEPASEIMTYFLGPATVALAVPLYRQRKIISAYAVPALSGLVAGIVSTILSAVFIAYLLDLSDLILVSLTIKSITIPVASEVARIIGADSILVAAFVMITGMLGAMIGPFLMNSMKIRDPFSRGLAIGTIAHGIGTAEAAREGELQGAVSGAAMGMAAIITSLFLPIILPVFL, encoded by the coding sequence CTGGAGACTCTGCTCACGATTTTTAGTATACTCATAACTCTGCTTGCGTACCTTTTCGCCAGGAAGGCTGCAGGCAAATATCCGTCCCCATTAACTTCCCCGGTATTTTTGAGTACAGTGATTGTCATTGCCGTATTGCTGTTGCTGAACATATCTTATAAGGAATATGAACCTGCAAGTGAGATTATGACCTATTTTCTTGGGCCTGCTACAGTAGCTTTAGCGGTCCCATTATATCGCCAAAGAAAAATCATCTCTGCCTATGCAGTTCCCGCTCTGTCCGGTCTTGTCGCAGGAATTGTCTCGACCATACTCTCAGCTGTGTTCATCGCGTATTTGCTTGATTTGTCGGATTTGATACTCGTTTCTTTGACAATCAAGTCTATTACAATACCTGTAGCTTCCGAGGTTGCCAGGATCATCGGGGCAGACTCGATTCTGGTCGCTGCGTTCGTCATGATTACAGGCATGCTTGGGGCGATGATTGGCCCATTTCTTATGAATTCCATGAAAATCCGAGACCCTTTTTCAAGAGGGTTGGCAATCGGCACCATTGCTCACGGAATAGGGACAGCAGAAGCCGCCAGGGAAGGAGAACTGCAGGGCGCAGTTTCAGGGGCAGCAATGGGAATGGCTGCAATAATCACTTCGTTGTTCCTGCCGATCATTCTCCCTGTGTTTTTGTAA
- a CDS encoding CidA/LrgA family protein produces MKADKLIKFILQIIGLILINKAGFFIVELLNLRIPGNVLGMILLFVLLWTRVVRLEWFEGAADFLVKHLSFFFVPISVGLMTLGGLIAEKGIQLAVILVLSAIVGMVFAGGTSNVLIKRKEGKETGDSAHDF; encoded by the coding sequence TTGAAAGCTGATAAACTTATAAAATTTATTTTACAGATCATAGGATTGATCCTGATTAATAAAGCTGGTTTTTTTATTGTAGAATTATTAAACCTACGCATCCCAGGGAATGTCTTGGGAATGATCCTTCTTTTCGTGCTGTTATGGACAAGAGTAGTCCGGCTTGAATGGTTTGAGGGTGCAGCGGATTTTCTCGTCAAGCATCTATCGTTCTTTTTTGTGCCGATTTCAGTTGGATTGATGACTCTCGGGGGATTGATTGCCGAAAAAGGGATTCAACTTGCGGTTATTTTAGTATTGAGTGCTATTGTAGGCATGGTGTTTGCGGGGGGCACTTCAAATGTACTGATAAAGCGAAAGGAGGGGAAGGAAACTGGAGACTCTGCTCACGATTTTTAG
- a CDS encoding SCO family protein has protein sequence MKKIYLISSLIILIGITSGISYFLVRDANAQIPEDITLVTMDEGQYTFGEEKETIKLVEFIYTHCPDICPTTTQKMNLLRKDLIKEGVYGKDVQFVTITIDPYRDTPEVLRKYMDNFGLENDGNWIFLTGDQGDTLAEQKKIKQVADTFQFQYRDPGNGFYVHSTFTYLIDENNKFIKKFPMGEDFNKDEVFKKIMEEI, from the coding sequence ATGAAAAAAATATATCTTATCAGTTCACTTATTATTTTAATAGGAATTACATCTGGAATTTCATATTTTCTAGTCAGGGATGCAAATGCACAGATACCAGAGGACATTACGCTCGTAACCATGGATGAGGGACAATATACTTTTGGAGAAGAAAAAGAAACCATCAAATTGGTGGAATTTATTTATACCCATTGTCCTGACATCTGTCCGACGACAACTCAAAAGATGAACCTGCTGCGAAAAGACTTAATAAAAGAAGGTGTTTACGGTAAGGATGTTCAATTTGTAACTATTACAATTGATCCGTATCGAGATACCCCTGAAGTCCTCAGGAAGTATATGGACAACTTCGGACTCGAAAATGATGGTAACTGGATTTTCTTGACTGGTGATCAGGGCGACACACTGGCGGAACAAAAGAAAATTAAACAAGTTGCCGATACATTCCAATTCCAATATCGTGATCCAGGTAACGGGTTCTATGTCCACAGTACATTTACTTATCTGATCGATGAAAACAACAAATTCATAAAAAAATTCCCTATGGGTGAAGACTTCAATAAAGATGAAGTGTTCAAGAAAATAATGGAAGAAATATAA
- a CDS encoding ATP-binding cassette domain-containing protein codes for MITVQNVGLRYGDRKLFEDVNIKFTPGNCYGLIGANGAGKSTFLKILSGEIEAQTGNVSMTPGERMAVLKQNHFEYEDVEVLKVVIMGHARLYEVMQEKDAIYMKADFTDEDGMKAAELEGEFAELNGWEAESEAAILLKGLGIGEELHDKKMADIGGGEKVKVLLAQALFGKPDVLLLDEPTNHLDIAAIQWLEEFLINFENTVIVVSHDRHFLNKVCTHIADLDFGKIQLYVGNYDFWYESSQLALKMQSDTNRKKEEKIKELQAFIARFSANASKSKQATSRKKLLDKISLDDIKPSSRKYPYVGFTPDREIGNDLLRVDGITKTIDGVKVLDNISFIMNKDDKIALVGKNEIAITTLFKILTGEMEPDSGTFKWGVTTSQAYFPKDNSEFFEGCDLTLVDWLRQFSPKDDSESFLRGFLGRMLFSGEEVLKKASVLSGGEKVRCMLSKMMLSGANVLLLDEPTNHLDLESITALNNGMINFKGSMIFSSHDHQFVQTVANRIMEITPSGLIDKQMTYDEYLENEELQKQIAEMYA; via the coding sequence ATGATTACAGTTCAAAATGTAGGCTTGAGATATGGTGACCGCAAGCTTTTTGAAGACGTTAATATTAAGTTCACACCGGGAAATTGCTATGGCCTGATCGGTGCTAATGGAGCAGGCAAATCGACTTTCCTTAAAATTTTATCTGGTGAAATCGAAGCGCAAACAGGCAATGTATCGATGACACCTGGTGAGCGGATGGCAGTATTGAAGCAGAACCACTTTGAATATGAAGATGTGGAAGTGCTGAAAGTCGTCATCATGGGACATGCCCGTTTATATGAAGTGATGCAGGAAAAAGATGCGATTTACATGAAGGCTGACTTCACTGATGAAGACGGTATGAAGGCCGCTGAGCTTGAAGGTGAGTTTGCTGAGCTTAATGGCTGGGAAGCAGAATCTGAAGCAGCGATTCTTCTTAAAGGTCTAGGGATTGGCGAGGAGCTTCATGATAAGAAAATGGCTGATATCGGCGGTGGAGAAAAAGTAAAAGTGCTTCTTGCACAGGCACTATTCGGCAAGCCGGATGTTCTCCTTCTTGATGAACCTACAAACCATCTTGATATCGCTGCGATACAATGGCTCGAAGAATTCTTGATCAACTTCGAGAACACAGTTATTGTTGTATCCCACGACCGTCATTTCTTGAATAAAGTTTGTACCCATATTGCTGACCTGGACTTTGGTAAAATCCAACTTTATGTAGGGAACTATGATTTCTGGTATGAATCAAGCCAGCTGGCATTGAAAATGCAGTCGGATACAAACAGGAAAAAAGAAGAGAAAATAAAGGAATTACAAGCGTTCATTGCGCGATTCAGTGCAAACGCATCTAAATCCAAGCAGGCTACTTCCCGTAAAAAGCTGCTTGATAAAATCTCTTTGGATGATATTAAACCATCATCACGCAAATATCCTTACGTTGGTTTTACTCCTGACCGCGAAATCGGCAACGACCTATTGAGAGTGGACGGAATTACAAAAACGATTGATGGAGTAAAGGTATTGGATAATATCAGCTTCATCATGAATAAAGATGACAAAATCGCGCTCGTTGGAAAAAATGAAATCGCGATTACGACATTGTTCAAGATTCTTACTGGTGAAATGGAGCCTGATAGCGGGACATTCAAATGGGGTGTAACGACTTCCCAGGCTTACTTCCCTAAAGACAACTCTGAATTCTTTGAAGGATGCGACCTTACACTGGTAGACTGGCTCCGCCAATTCTCTCCAAAGGATGATAGCGAAAGCTTCCTCCGTGGTTTCCTTGGACGTATGCTGTTCTCTGGTGAAGAAGTCCTTAAGAAAGCAAGTGTCCTTTCCGGAGGAGAAAAAGTTCGTTGTATGCTGTCAAAAATGATGCTATCAGGTGCAAATGTGCTTCTATTGGATGAGCCAACAAACCACCTGGATCTTGAATCGATTACGGCATTGAACAATGGCATGATCAATTTTAAAGGGTCAATGATCTTTTCATCACATGACCACCAGTTCGTTCAAACTGTGGCAAACAGAATTATGGAGATTACTCCTTCTGGGTTAATTGATAAACAGATGACTTATGATGAATACCTTGAAAATGAAGAGCTCCAAAAACAAATTGCTGAAATGTATGCTTAA
- a CDS encoding YuzL family protein — MSNKRKKDPSTIGLNSSQVEGQGTTVSETGSRTASSARKKQKRG, encoded by the coding sequence ATGAGCAATAAAAGAAAAAAGGATCCTTCAACAATCGGATTGAATTCATCCCAGGTTGAAGGGCAGGGCACTACGGTAAGCGAGACAGGCAGCCGAACAGCATCTTCTGCACGAAAAAAGCAAAAAAGAGGTTAA
- a CDS encoding YkuS family protein, with protein sequence MARIGVEQSLTNISEALRERGHDVVEIRSEADAQGCDYCVLTGMDSNVMGMQDVSTQGSVIEANGLSADEVCRQIDQRTGQSQ encoded by the coding sequence ATGGCAAGAATAGGTGTAGAGCAATCTCTTACAAACATTTCAGAAGCCTTGCGTGAAAGAGGGCATGATGTCGTCGAAATACGCTCAGAAGCTGATGCTCAAGGCTGTGACTATTGTGTTCTGACCGGGATGGACTCAAACGTCATGGGAATGCAGGATGTTTCAACACAAGGATCAGTCATTGAGGCGAACGGGTTATCCGCAGACGAGGTTTGCAGGCAGATTGATCAAAGAACTGGACAGAGTCAATAA